One Ignavibacteria bacterium genomic window carries:
- the rpmG gene encoding 50S ribosomal protein L33, which yields MRDIITLECTECKRRNYTTTKNKKLHSGRVEYKKYCKWCNKHTIHKETK from the coding sequence ATGAGAGATATTATTACATTAGAATGTACTGAGTGTAAAAGGAGAAATTACACTACCACCAAAAATAAAAAGCTCCATTCGGGAAGAGTAGAGTACAAAAAATATTGCAAGTGGTGTAATAAACATACAATTCATAAGGAAACAAAATAA